A genome region from Arachis duranensis cultivar V14167 chromosome 8, aradu.V14167.gnm2.J7QH, whole genome shotgun sequence includes the following:
- the LOC107463588 gene encoding microtubule-associated protein RP/EB family member 1A (The sequence of the model RefSeq protein was modified relative to this genomic sequence to represent the inferred CDS: added 40 bases not found in genome assembly), translated as MATSIGIMDSAYFVGRNDILTWINNRLQLNLSRIEEAASGAVQCQIMDMTYPGVVPMHKVNFDAKTEYDMIQNYKILQEVFNKLKIDKHIEVNRLVKGRPLDNLEFLQWLKRYCDSVNGGIMNENYNPVERRCKGGKGGNSKILKSSKYLQTSAIYNAGSGDMLGPNRISVPKQSKSSRGAGGPNSSEIEALSKQVTDLNLSMDLLEKERDFYFAKLRDIEILCQAAEVENDPMSVAIRKILYATDTKESALDEAQDYLNENFNAADDEEEAEAADEEAAAKEETKA; from the exons tcgGCAGAAACGATATTCTCACTTGGATCAACAACCGCCTTCAACTTAACCTCTCTCGCATTGAGGAA GCTGCATCTGGAGCTGTACAATGTCAGATAATGGATATGACATATCCAGGGGTTGTTCCAATGCACAAG GTGAATTTTGACGCAAAGACAGAATATGATATGATTCAGAATTACAAAATTCTGCAGGAAGTGTTCAACAAGCTGAAAATTGATAAA CATATTGAAGTTAACAGGCTAGTTAAAGGTCGACCTTTGGACAACTTAGAGTTTCTACAATGGCTGAAACGATACTGCGATTCTGTGAATGGCGGCATTATGAATGA GAATTATAATCCTGTGGAGCGTAGGTGTAAGGGTGGAAAGGGTGGAAATTCTAAAATTCTGAAGAGCTCAAAATACCTACAAACAAGTGCTATCTATAATGCTGGTTCAGGCGATATGCTGGGTCCCAATAGAATCTCTG TTCCCAAGCAATCAAAGTCAAGCAGAGGAGCAGGTGGGCCTAATTCTTCAGAAATTGAAGCATTGTCTAAGCAg GTTACTGATCTCAATCTCTCGATGGATCTCttggaaaaagaaagagacttTTACTTTGCAAAACTAAGGGATATAGAAATTCTTTGTCAAGCTGCCGAAGTGGAGAATGATCCT ATGTCTGTAGCAATTAGGAAGATTTTGTATGCTACTGATACAAAGGAATCAGCACTAGATGAAGCCCAGGATTACCTTAACGAAAACTTCAATGCTGCTGACGATGAAGAGGAAGCTGAAGCTGCAGATGAAGAAGCTGCAGCTAAGGAAGAAACCAAAGCCTGA